The Naumannella cuiyingiana DNA window TCCCGAGGGGATTGCGACGGAGTTGCTGGCCTCGATCGCCGGACGTTCCCCGGATGCCATCGCGACGATCAAGCGGTTGTTCGACCGGGCCTGGCCGGGCAGCGACCGGCGTACCTTCGCACTCGAACGCGCCGCCCAGCTCCCGCTGCTGTTCGGTGCCAACTTCGCCATTGCCCGCAAGGCCGGGCTGGCCGGCGAGCGTCCGGTGTTTCGTCCCCGCCGCTGAGGACCGAACAGACGGCCTACCAGGCCAGCTCGTCGCACCCCTGGTGGTTGGCGGGCTCGACCTGCAGAGTTGCGTGCTCGATCGCGAACCTGGTCCGCATCACCTCGCGTGCCGCATCGAGCACGCTGTGCGCGTCGGCACCGTCGTCGGTGACCAGGTGGGCGGTGGCGACGTTCATTCCCGAGGTCAGGGTCCACAGGTGCAGGTCGTGCACGCTCTGCACGCCGGGGCAGGATTCCAGAGCCGTCGTCACCTCGCCGACATCGATGCCGTCCGGCGTACCCTGCGAGAGGACGTGCAGCACCTCACGGCCGAGCATGATCGCCCGCACGGCGACGAAGATCGCGATGGCGAGACCGATCAAGGTGTCCCACAGCGCCTGACCCGTCGCCTGGACCAACACACCGGCGACGATCACGCCGACCGAGCCGAGCGTGTCGGCCATCACCTCGAGGTAGGCGCCCTTGACGTTCAGGGATTCCTTCGATCCACCGCGCAGCAACAACAGGGCGATGATGTTGATCAGCAGACCGATGCCACCCACGACGAACATGATCATCGTGTTGACCTCGACCTCGGGCTTGCCGATCCGGTCGACGGCCCCGTAGCCGATGGAGATGGAGACGATCAACATCAACAACACGGCGAGGCCGGAGGCGAAGATCTCGGCGCGGTACCACCCGTAGGTCCGCTTGCCCGTCTCGTCGCGGGTGCTCGCGAGCTTCGTGGCGACGAGCGCGGCACCCAGCGCCACCACATCCGCGGCCATGTGTCCGGCATCGGAGATCAGGGCCAGCGAGTTGGAGATGATGCCGAAGACCAGCTCCACCACGAAGAACGTCAGGACCAGGCCGAACGAGAGCTGGAGCCGCCAGCGATTGCGGCCGCCGGCGTGCCCGGCGGGGGCGTGGGAGTGTCCGGAACCCATCAGGCGGTCTCCTTCTTGGAATCGGTCGCGGAGCCCGCGTGGGAGACGTGTTCGCGGGTCAGATCGAGCAGCATTCGCACGTGGGC harbors:
- a CDS encoding cation diffusion facilitator family transporter; translated protein: MGSGHSHAPAGHAGGRNRWRLQLSFGLVLTFFVVELVFGIISNSLALISDAGHMAADVVALGAALVATKLASTRDETGKRTYGWYRAEIFASGLAVLLMLIVSISIGYGAVDRIGKPEVEVNTMIMFVVGGIGLLINIIALLLLRGGSKESLNVKGAYLEVMADTLGSVGVIVAGVLVQATGQALWDTLIGLAIAIFVAVRAIMLGREVLHVLSQGTPDGIDVGEVTTALESCPGVQSVHDLHLWTLTSGMNVATAHLVTDDGADAHSVLDAAREVMRTRFAIEHATLQVEPANHQGCDELAW